DNA sequence from the Leptospirillum ferrooxidans C2-3 genome:
TCCTGTTGCGAACAAAGTGATATTATGACCCCGGTCTATTAGTTTTTCGGTCAAATGAGAGATAAAAAGCTCCGTCCCACCGTATTTTAGTGGTGGAACAGATACGAAAGGGGTCGATACAATGGCTATTTTCATGATTCATTCCTATTCGTTCCAATGGATATCGGTAAATGTTGAGCGATTGATAATGTCTCCTGGGGAGACTCTTTTTTGATGGAGCGCCTGAGAAAGATTAATCCTCCTATAAGAAAAATAAGACCCATTATTGAAAAGACAGGGCCAACTCCTATGAGATGGAGAAGTGCTGGGAATAGCCCCATTCCTCCAATAGCTCCAAGAAGGAATCCAATAGACATTGTTGAAAGTGTTCTTGCTAAAAGAATTTCAGGTGCCTGTGTTTGAATAATAGTATGAGCTAATGGATTGAATGCGGAAAAAGATGCTCCTATAAGTGCAATTGTAATAGAAGCGAACAGAATCGGTTGTAACCAACCTGTTGCCGTTAGCATAAGTCCGCCAAAAATTAAAGCTCCTGCAATCCATTTTTCGTATTGTATAGGTGGTGCTGATGTGAGCAACATTGAAGCACCCAACATACCAAGCCCCATGATTGATAGAAGAAAACCAAGCGTTTGGGGGCCTTGATGGAGAACAAGTTTTGTGTATACGGGCAAAATGAGTGAAAAAGGACCGGTAATAAATCCGTACAGAGTCATGATGACAAACAATGGCAGGAGATTACTTTTTCCATTAAATACAAACTGGAACCCTTCACGTGTTTCCTGGAGTAATGTTAAGAAAGAAAAAGCTGTTGACCTATGTGGGGAAGGTAGTTTCATCATTAATAGAAAGAGTGCGGAGAGAAAAAAAGTAACAGCATTCACAATCATTACGAACGGAGCGTTCCAGAGACCGATGAGAACACCTCCAGTAATTGGGCCGAGAAGCATTCCAACTTGACCTGTCGTTTGCATGAGTGCATTTGCGGATACAATTTGATCCCGACGGACAAGTTCAGGTATCGAGGCATAGAGAGCTGGACCAAAAATTCCGGAGACCACAGAGATCAGAAACACAAGTATGAATAGGATTGGAAGGGTAAGAAGCTCGTTATGGTAAAGGACCGGAATCAGAAGAAGTAGAAGACCCCTGGTGATATCAATAAAGATCATAACGTTTTTTCGTGACACCCGATCGAGAATGGGACCTGTGAACCAACCAAAAAGAAGGGGAGGAAGTGTTTGAAGGATTCCAACCCATGCAAGGTCTGCCGCTTTGTGGGAAAACTGGTAGACAAACCACAACATAGCGACCTTGTTGAGGTTCTCCCCAAGCTGAGAAATAACCTGCCCCATTGTCAACAAGCTGAAATTTCGATTTTTTAAGATATCGATGGCTATCTGAATGTTCAACGATCCCTCCATGGAATTGAGGCCACTACTCACTAAATAAGCAAGTCCTATGCCTATAACTTTTAAGCCGATTAATTTGTTCGTTTTATATTGTGTTAGCTGTATGAAATATGGTTTTCTTATTTGAATGGTGTGCTGATATGGTTCTTTTGGTTACAGTGATTTGTCTTTCTTTGTCCCATTGGGTAACACAATGATGATGGCTATAATGAGTAAGATGGCGGCAGCTCCGGAGAGATAAAATACAGTCCCTTTGTTAGAAAGAATTCGTGTGCCTAAGTAAATTCCACCCATTGCAGCGATTAAAAAGAAAAAGCCTGAGAGGGATAGGGCTCTGCCTAAGGTTGATTGCGGAGATTCTTTTTGTATTAATGATGTTGACAAAGGAAGGATTAAACCAAGTCCAGTTCCAGCGGCCCAAAGTAGAACGATTGCTTCCATTGATGTTCTGGATGCTGATAAAAGGAATAGGGATATGGAACTTATGAATATCCCTCCTGCAATTGTTTTTTTAGGATTCCACTTTTGAAATCTTACCAAAATCCAGCCTGCAGTGAGACTTCCGGCAAAATAGCTTCCTGATAGCAAAGAAAAAAGACTTTTCCCCTGATGAAAGACCTCTGTTGTCAAAGCAGGAAACAGAAGTGACATGGGGGCATTGATCAGTCCAAATACTGCCCCTAGAAGCATCGGCAAAAGTAGGCTTGGGTGAGATCTCAGAATATGAAAGAGCGAGCTCTCACCCTTCCTTTTTGTTTGAGGCGAAGTGTTTTTTGTTAATTGATCTTCAAAAACGGTCGAGGGTGTAATTGTTTGGGGTATCAATATAAAGAGGGATGCCGAAAGTACATATCCGACTCCTGAAACAAGAAGTGTTTGGGGTGCATTCATATGCAAGAGCAAAAATGCAAATAGTAATGGGCCAAGAAAATAGCCTCCCTGTCCAAATAATTGGATATAACCATTCGCTCTTTGTAGACGGTCGATGGGTACAAATGAAGGGAGTAAAGCATTAAATGCAGGTCCAAAAAATGACGAGAGGAAAGCGGTAGCAGTTACAATCGTTAACAGTTGTATGGAGGATGTCTGATTAAAAAGCGCGATAAGCGGTAAGATGGCATAGGTAGCTCCCTTGAAAATATTAATTCCTGAAAGCAATGGAGGTTTTGGCAGCTTGTCTATGACAAATCCTATGGGCAGGATGATTAGGAAGGGGATGAGTGTTTGCAAAAAACTGATTTTGGAAATCAGTGTCAGTTTTTCTACCGCCATTTTATAGGCGATCCATGTAATAGCTGTCTGAGTCAGACCCTCACTCAACTGGGACAATGAA
Encoded proteins:
- a CDS encoding MFS transporter, which gives rise to MNIQIAIDILKNRNFSLLTMGQVISQLGENLNKVAMLWFVYQFSHKAADLAWVGILQTLPPLLFGWFTGPILDRVSRKNVMIFIDITRGLLLLLIPVLYHNELLTLPILFILVFLISVVSGIFGPALYASIPELVRRDQIVSANALMQTTGQVGMLLGPITGGVLIGLWNAPFVMIVNAVTFFLSALFLLMMKLPSPHRSTAFSFLTLLQETREGFQFVFNGKSNLLPLFVIMTLYGFITGPFSLILPVYTKLVLHQGPQTLGFLLSIMGLGMLGASMLLTSAPPIQYEKWIAGALIFGGLMLTATGWLQPILFASITIALIGASFSAFNPLAHTIIQTQAPEILLARTLSTMSIGFLLGAIGGMGLFPALLHLIGVGPVFSIMGLIFLIGGLIFLRRSIKKESPQETLSIAQHLPISIGTNRNES
- a CDS encoding MFS transporter; this encodes MLFKTKTTEQRLEFTLRSTRKSALLGPFSFLKQSIDKNRLRGVIFAYSLSQLSEGLTQTAITWIAYKMAVEKLTLISKISFLQTLIPFLIILPIGFVIDKLPKPPLLSGINIFKGATYAILPLIALFNQTSSIQLLTIVTATAFLSSFFGPAFNALLPSFVPIDRLQRANGYIQLFGQGGYFLGPLLFAFLLLHMNAPQTLLVSGVGYVLSASLFILIPQTITPSTVFEDQLTKNTSPQTKRKGESSLFHILRSHPSLLLPMLLGAVFGLINAPMSLLFPALTTEVFHQGKSLFSLLSGSYFAGSLTAGWILVRFQKWNPKKTIAGGIFISSISLFLLSASRTSMEAIVLLWAAGTGLGLILPLSTSLIQKESPQSTLGRALSLSGFFFLIAAMGGIYLGTRILSNKGTVFYLSGAAAILLIIAIIIVLPNGTKKDKSL